The DNA sequence AAATGTGAATTGAAGACgtttaattgtttatttttacCATGGCAACTTAATTCCATGCGCTACTCACTAACCTATCCGAGCTGCTCGAAGGCATGATTCAGAGTTGTTTCAAGCCTTTGACGCTATGAAATGGGGAAGGAAAATTAAGTACATACATTTAAGTATAACATTGTGTAGGTGTATGACCTTATTGAAAAGATGATAGAATATGTCTGCAATATTACAACGGAACAAAAGTGAACTAGTCCATAGTCACGGTGAAAAATATTTAAAGCGTTCTGCCGGAAGCGGAAAAGCGTTTCCTTGCGCACAATAGAGAACTTTCTCAGCGTTTGCAGTGGAGTTTGTTGTTCACTTTTTATACATATGTATTCGCGATGACCTTTATTTAGTCGATTTACAACTATTGGTTAAGTTTCATAATGGATAAAGAGAGACGGCATAAAAGAGTGGAATCCCCGGTGCGGGACTCAAAACCGAAAATCAAACAAGAGAAACTCAGCCCTGCTAGGCCCCAGAGATCACGCCGCTCGAGTTCGGGGTCCAACGGCAGCCCAAGCCCACCGCCGCAGAGGAGACGAACGagcaggtagcctgatttcatgGGTGTATAGTATTGTAGTTAGCGAACACAAATTACACCGTAGGGTTGCAAGGCTATGATGTTACACAATTTCAATAATAGCAACTAGCTAGCCACTAAGCTAACGATTTAGTTAGCTTACTAGGCGTTATTGTTATGCTTTAGTCGTGTAACGTTAACCCTCAATTAGCCCTTGGTCACGACTCttgttccattacattacacaagTCATTGAACAACGGCGTCTTCTGTACGGGGAGTTTTGTTATGAGCACCGACGCTCAATCTGAACATTAACACGCGTCGCTGGAAGCATATTTTTCATATAAATAATACTTTTCAAAAAACAAAAGGATAAATTGATACACGCAGTGTTCCCACACTGACATGTCTCCACGTTAAAGCGCTTGTTTCTGAAGACGAGGCGACCGACCACCTGTGCtaattggctatctagctaggaGCGACCGACCACCTGTGCtaattggctatctagctagcatgCTCCAGCCCAACACCTGTGTAAGCATAGTTTCATCTGGTGGAGGCCACCATAGCTGAATGGATCTGCAAAACTGTTATTGAGTGGGTTTTTTTGAATTTCTTGCTGATAAGTTCCCTATGTCTTGAAATACTTATGGAAGTGATGATTTATTGACGTTTCTAAACGTTAACACGGTGTCATGATTGTACCTAGTTCTTATGAGGTGGTAGTGGGCAAAGTAAATGACTGAATGCCGCCAGTTTTCCCTCAATTAGCTAGCTCATTTAATGTTAGTTGACTGGAAACAGTGATAGCTAGCTAGAATTAAAATATAATTGTCACACACTGGaggctttaccgtgaaatgcttgcttacgagcccttcccaattatgcagagtttaaaaaataaaatggtaaCGAGGAATAAACTACACAAGAATGGCGCTACCGTAAcctgtacctctgcacattgactcggtaccagtaccccctgtataaggCCTCGTTTGATTTtgttaataaaaatatttttttatatatttagtttacaaatattttattaactgcattgttggttaagggcttgtaattaagcatttcacggtaaggtctattattcggcacatgtgacataaCATTGTATTTGATTTGACAGTATATACAGcaagtaccaggtcaatgtgcatAGGTACGagttatttgaggtagatatgcacaTGAAGACGGTGAAGTcgcgaggcatcaggatagatgagTAAAATAAAGAGGAGCAGCAGCaaatgatgagtgtaaaagtgtgtgcagtttgtattgtctgtgtgtcactCTATCAACCTCCCTGTAGGCTTACTCATCggtgtcggtgatcaggcctacgagtgtcatgttgtcagcaaacttgatggtgttgcaGTCGTGCAGCtgcgtaggtgaacagggagtacaggaggggactaagcgaACACCCCTGAGTGGCACCTGTGTTGATGGTCAGcgtggcagttgttgttgcctacccaggatccagttgcagagttgGGGGGTTCAGTCACTGGGTCCCCTAGCTTGGTGATGatcttggaggggactatggtgttgaacgctgagatgTAGTCTGAAAAGCATTCTTGCACTGAAAAGCATTCTTGCACACTCCAAGTGGGAGAGGGCATTGTGAAGTGCAATTGAAATTGCAttatctgttggggcggtatgcaaattgaataTCAGTCGTCTGAAAAAATGGGCTTTCAAGCAAGGCACAGTGTTCCTTGAAGCGAGcatgaaaggcatttagcttgtttaGGAGTTCTGCATCGCTGGGCAACTCTGGGTTTCCCTTTAATCCCGTATCAtctgcaggccctgccacatcacgagtgtctgtactagcaaaacagtcttgtagcctcGCGTCTGCTTCCGACCACCTCCACATTGAgcacatcactggtacttcctgttttgagCTTTGGTTTGTTAGCAGGAAGCAGGAGAAGGGAGTCATGGTTGGATTTGCCCAACGGAGaatgagggagggccttgtatgtgtTAAGTCTGATTAATCAGACAGTAATACACCGATAATTGGGACGCAGCCCGAAACTCATGCctccagaatgttgaataaaatcaCATTTAAACATTACTGGTTGTCTGAGTGGTTTGTCCTTCATCTTCTCCAAATTTGagaaaatatccacaggaaagtattgtTTACCCAACTTTTTAGAGAGCCGGTAGGTATATGGTTCGTTTTAAGGACATTTTTTAAGGAACATTTACATGATTTTGCAGTCATTAGTGTCAGGCTGTATATACCAATTCTATATTACAGCCGGATTAATCAGACTAGCTATAAATGGTCAATTTGCCGGTGACACACCGGCCCAGTGCCAACTGAAAGCCACTGGCCCAAATGGAAGAAATGATACACTGTACCGGGCCAAGATCTCACAGGAAAAATATAATGCGCGCATAATTTAAATATCAGTTGCTTGTATACATATTTTGCAGGCTGAGCAAGTAACCTATAATAACTTACCCTCCACACACTAATAATTGCATCGTAACTTGACATTATAATATTTACATTGATTGTTTATAAAACCTTAACGTAATATCAAAGGGTGTTATTTGTGATTTTTAACAGTCAGCAGTACTCTATAAAGACCCTATAAAATCAGTTATATTTTGCTAAAGTCCATTTTCTCAGTTTCTGGGTTTTCCTATTTTTGTCTGGGTTTCACCctcaaaatcacactttttaTATATAGAAAACGATATAAATGTGATGTTCTAAGTCCCAAactgcttaaaccacatcaggagaccacgtTTGAGGTCAGGAAAAAATGTGATGTTTGCGCACCTAGCAAGAGACAGTTTGGCTAATGGTGTTTCTATAGTGTACCATGTAGCCTAATTATGATGccagagtttgcaaaacaaattggGAAGGTTTTTTAGGAAAGTATTTAGAAATGTTCATTCAAACAGAGCCTGATGACTGAATTGCGCATCAAAGATTTAACCATGACTTCGGACCAGACTTTTTAAATACCCggtttgcatacccattgttgcCTTAGCTTTTACTGGTAGTTAGCATAAGTTGAAATgtcttctgtgagctgctctattCAACAACCAGTTGAGAGATGCATCCTCTTGCTGCCCGACAGATTATATTTTTCTCAACGGCTATGTGTGCGGTGCGTGTTGTAAATAATGTGCATAAAGAAGTAACAGCTTTGGGAATTTCTGTTTTTCATCAAATCTATATTCCAGATTGAAAATTGTATTATTACAATCTTTACTTTTCTCTGGCTCAAGCAGGCCACTGACACGGATGATTGACTCCCTAGACCAGCGGCCATCCTATATGTCGAACCCCGTATTCCAAATTATTTGTCAGATGTCGCTCAGAGAAGAATACAATAGGAGCTGTccgttgtagctagctagccttgGTGTTAAATTAACTATTGGTTTTTAAAGCCTTTCCTTGTTGATTTGATTGACTAGATCGCCACCCAGGGCAAAAGGTCATTCGCCAGGTAGAAGGGCGTTGGGAAGACGAGACAGATCGCCCAAAAACACCGGCAGGAGCCGAAGCCCTCCCCGCGGTGCCGATGTGAAAATAAAGCGGGTGATTCTGTCACTACTTTATGAGTAAATGTAGCAATTGGGGAAATGCATTAATGTAAAACGTTCAATGCAGCAAATATGTTCTTTAAATAAAAACACTTTACCAACTAATTTTGTCCCGGTGCTTGACTCTGGAATTAGGCTAATAttcctgtctcactgtctccccAACAGGAGCAGGGTGACCACCGCGGTGCTGACCGAGGTGCCGATGACCATAGAAGGCGCGACCGCAACGACAAGCCAGAGCCCTCGGAGCCACCAGTGCGGCGAAGTAGGTGGGAACAGGCTGACGGACCCAGAGAGTCTGACAGACCCAGGGAGAGaaaacgaggagagagagagcggggtggaGGTGGAGACAGGCCCAGAGAGCGAGAATCCCGCTCCTTCCaggagcagcaggcagagagacagcagCACGACAATCAACGACGGGACAACCGGCACCGGTTTGAGGAGAACGATGACGGGGGACAAGCTTTCGGACAAGGTACCCAAGAGGGTGGCGAGGGAAAAGACAGCCCCCCAGGCGATAAAGAGAAGCCCAACTTTGAACTTTCCGGTGCGCTCACAGAAGATACCAACACGTTCAGGGGGGAAGTGATCAAGTACAACGAGCCCCCCGAGGCTCGCATCCCCAAGCGCAGGTGGCGACTGTACCCCTTCAAGAACGATGAGCAGCTCCCTGTCATGTACGTCCACAGGCAGAGTGCATACCTGATGGGGCGGCAGAGGAAGATTGCTGATATTCCCATCGACCACCCATCCTGCTCCAAACAGCACGCTGTGTTCCAGTATAGGTGAGATCTGACAATCACTTGTTTGTTCAAATCAGGCCCTCGGGATGACATTAGTCTGCTAATCCTTTGAAAATGGTCTctattttgaaattatgctaTTTTCCCACTTACATAATTTCCCTACATTTTGTTGAGGTCTGACACTCATGACATCTGGTTAATGTAGTTCTGTTGAGTTTATGTGATTTCAATCTCTAGGTCGGGACACTTTCAACCTCTGGGTAATGTAGTTCTTTCTGCTGCTGATTTCCAGGCTGGTGGAGTTCACGCGTTCGGATGGAACTGGTGGGCGGCGGGTGAAGCCCTACATCATTGACCTAGGTTCGGGCAATGGCACCTACCTGAACAACCAGCGCATCGAGGCGCAGCGGTACTACGAGCTCAAGGAGAAGGACGTGCTCAAGTTTGGCTTCAGTAGCCGAGAGTACGTCCTGCTACATGAGTTCTCCGACACAGCCGAGGTGGACGCCAGGGCGGAGGAAGATGACGAGGGCCTGGACGCGTGAATGCAAGACCTCTGAGCCTTTTCGAAATAGTTGTGACATGCGTGCTTCCGTCCTACTTTCCTTTTTGAAGTAATTACAGAGCTTAATTGGTTGGATTGTTGAAAATAGTAGGATTTTGCTTAGTAAATATGTGCTTACCTCAGGGAAACAAGGAAGGAAATGTGCGTTCTTTCAACTATTCTGACAGGGCCACGGATTATCCAGTCAAGTGTATTGTTGGAAAATAATGTTCACTGATGCCTACCACCTGTTGGCCATCTCCTTAACACGGATGGAACAATGAACTGCATAGATGGTGTGTTGGGTTAAGCAGCTTTCAGGGTTAACGGAACAAATAAAAAGAGGGGTAGGAGAACTCTGTGGTCTCTTTGGCGGTCATAAAAACCTGCTTTAACCTGCAGTAACAGGTCTCAGTACTCTATTCTCAGGACATTAGCTTAAGATCAGTAGTGTGGTTGATTTTACCCCCCCCATATATCTGACTGCTTACGTTCAACACAAGTGCTCAATGCCAGACAGAAGTTACTTTACAAAAAATTATTTTGTTATTATATTTTTGGAATAGAACATTGAATACAAATGAGTATATTGCTGAAGGCTAGCCTATGTCCAGACCTTAACTGTAAATACACTGGATGTATTGAATGTGAATGCTGGATTCATCATATAGTGTACTGTATTTGGGTTTGAGCGTTGCAACAAGGAGTGAAGAAAGCATACGCGTGTATGTATCTGCTTTAAATGTGTGCTGCTTGTGACGTAGGAAAAAATGTGTGTGTCGCAGTGTATTCTCATTTACCCATCTTTACTACCGAATTGACTGTAGGCTATGGAGGTTTCTGGAGAAAGATCGTACAGCATGACTATTCCCACTACAAAGACAATTTTGTTTTTTACTTTTTTGAACCCCATTGTAGTTCAATTTTAGATGTTTTGTATTGTACATAAAGGTTGTGAAAGACTCTTAGTTTTGTTGATATTTGTTCGCCATAACTTTGATGGTTGTATGTTCAAGTAAACCATCATAACCACACGGTAAGCCACATCAAGTTATAAACCAGAGGTAAATTTCGCAAGCTCTACAGACTACTGTACCCAAAGTTCTGATAACCACTGTTATTTCAGGTTTATTAGCCTCGCCTGCAGTCCTATGCCCCTCTGCTTTGTGTAACGTTCTGTCATATCAGCAGTAATAGTATCACGTAGACCCCTCAACCttaactctggacctcaaagccagttacagttttttttttcaggtactgatttagacctgggacaccaaatGTGTGCAatttaattatcaggtagaacaacCAGCGGGCTCCGGACTCGTAGGTTAAGAGTTGAATATCCCTGGCGGTTCTCAAAGTGTGGGCCACAGAGGTACTGCCAGATGAAAAATACATGAATATTGCTAACCACAACATATTGAACATATTTTAGCCAAAGACTGGTATCTATCGAATAAGTTTAGAGGGTGTAATGCAATACAatgtaatatttatttttttaactagatGTAACatttttgcattgtaatttcaTGAAACCTTAATATATATAGTGATACATTTTCCCAAAAATGTTATTGGGGGCCCACACAACTTAATTCTAATGGTGCAGCCTTATTGGTCAACAAAAGACAAATggtctcttgtcaaattgactggggcCAGCAAATGTCAAACATGTAGAAATCGCACAGCCCCAGTCAATTTCACGACGAGATTTGCTGGcctcagtcaatttgacaatattTGCTGGCCCCAGTCAATTGGTCTCACTCGTTTCTATAACCACAAAGTCACAATCTCCACCcttttctacaatttctcttaaCATTTTAATTTAACCCTAACAACCGCAATgctaaccttaaattaaaaccctaacctatttttattttattttttgtagccaattttgactttgtggctgtggaatcttaCTTTGGGGATATAGAAGGGATTgattgtttagcaacaaaaccaacaagtgcgcaactatggggcaaaacacgGGGTTGGCATAGATTTTTGACGGCATTTGTCAACATAGTccatctccaatgtttattgaaaacacaaagttgcacaatgagcacttgtttcTTTCTCAAATACGTCCTTAGGTTGTTGGTTAGATAGCATTTTTGGGGGACATATTATCATAGatgtgacatcagtcaaaacacctttCAAATAAGACATGGTATTAAGAACAAGATCAACTGAGCTGAAACGAGCCATTAAGGATTCACCACATgtcagtttcttgtcattgttgctagctatctggccatccagaaccaTAACACACGGCCTGCTGCCCTTTAAGCTTGCGCACCGTTTTTGTGACGTCAGCTAACCTGTACTGAAGCAAAAGGAAACTCAGTCAATTTGACCACGATATGGTCGTCTTTTGTTGACCAATAAGAAAGCTCTACCCTTGAATGCAATTTTGTGTGGACCTGATACATTTTTGGGGAAAGAATATAGCGAAACACTATCATTCTACTATTAATGTCGATATTAAGAACAAATATAACAAAGCCTAGCGCCTTTTCTACAATGTATGTTCTTAACCCTGGGTAACATGGGTCTTGGAGGCTCCCATAGTACTCCATCAATACTTCTTGTATTCCCCTTGAAATGTGTTTGGACATAACACAGTTCTGGTTttctgcctcatggcaaaatgtgtagaattgcaggatattagcgttaaagctgcaacaacaaaaagtcTCTGCCCCAttccaaaatgtgtagaattgcaggaaatgagcttgAAAAATGCCGAATTTTCTCTGATGCTGTCATAGACTTAATGTTGAAGCAGCCTTATAGGCAGTAAGAAGCAGGATCAAGTGCAACATGGTGTCCCGTTTTTTTTCACAGTGAAAGGTGGTTCCCAGTGAATGATGGAATCCAATGAATTAATATTTACATAATCTACACATTTACAAAATGAACAGACTCTCAAAATACAGAGTTCAATCTAAATTGAAAACTTAAGCCTTAACCAGTCCTACCCTACTAAACCAGCTATAGCAGGTTGGGGTATACCAGGCCATAGATGTTTAATAACAATAGTTCTACAGGCCTAAAGGTGGCAAAAGTATCACTTATGGAGTGGCCAGTGCTCCCATTATGCACGGACTTGACAGATAAGACATGGAGCTCTGAGACACGCAAACTAAAAAACACGACACATTACAATATGGAAATAAACACACTTCTTTCTCCctctgcaaaatgtgtagaataaaaggaaatgagctttaaaatataaatattttctatCAGCatcatagcaaaatgtgtagaatagcatgagattagcaaTAAAACGACAAATGTATCTCAATAGCAACATTTCTGCAGGCCCACCAAACGATTTTCTGGCTACGCCAGCAGAGGTCATAGAGGAGCCTCTGTAAACCCAACAGTTAATTTGACCTACCggtagatagtttgtgtgtatgcattgatatgtaggctacatatATATAtgccttttaaaaatgttttatgtagttctgtccttgagctgttcttgtctattgatgttctgcattatgttttgtgtggaccccaggaagagtagctgctgcttttgcaacagctaatggggatcctaataaaataccaaagtGGATGCGATGTTCAGGTGCACATGAACACTTGCTACACCAATGAGAAAGACGTTTGTTTATTTCCATATTGTAACTTGTCATGTGTTTGAAGTTTGCGTGTGGACGTTGGGCGAGTTCGCAGCGGGGGATATGGGAGGGGTTGAAAGCGTGTAGGGAACTGTTCGCGGAATGTCACTGGAGATGAGACGCACCTGGGGGATTTACAGGAACAGAGCTGCACTGTCTATGACACACTGGAATATGCGTCCTTGAATATTTGGGAAAATGTATACCACCGAACGCAGGCGTATGAGCCTGCACGAGGTCAAGAGAAAGGATCCTGTTTGGGTATCAGCTGGAAGTTTATGGCAGGACCCTTTGGCTATTGATCTCAGCACCTTGAATAAGCACATTATTTCACCCCGGAGCCGGACTAGGGCTGTTGCTGTTGTATACATT is a window from the Oncorhynchus tshawytscha isolate Ot180627B linkage group LG03, Otsh_v2.0, whole genome shotgun sequence genome containing:
- the snip1 gene encoding smad nuclear-interacting protein 1; translated protein: MDKERRHKRVESPVRDSKPKIKQEKLSPARPQRSRRSSSGSNGSPSPPPQRRRTSRSPPRAKGHSPGRRALGRRDRSPKNTGRSRSPPRGADVKIKREQGDHRGADRGADDHRRRDRNDKPEPSEPPVRRSRWEQADGPRESDRPRERKRGERERGGGGDRPRERESRSFQEQQAERQQHDNQRRDNRHRFEENDDGGQAFGQGTQEGGEGKDSPPGDKEKPNFELSGALTEDTNTFRGEVIKYNEPPEARIPKRRWRLYPFKNDEQLPVMYVHRQSAYLMGRQRKIADIPIDHPSCSKQHAVFQYRLVEFTRSDGTGGRRVKPYIIDLGSGNGTYLNNQRIEAQRYYELKEKDVLKFGFSSREYVLLHEFSDTAEVDARAEEDDEGLDA